AGCCGTATCCTGATTTATGTATTCTTCTTCAAGCTTCAGCCCGTTAACATATACGTTTCCGCCTTTTATTTCAATTCTATCGCCCTCAACCGCAATAACCCTTTTAATCATTTCAACCTGCCTGCCATTTATATCGTGCTTAAAAACAACTATATCGCCTTTATCATACATGTCCATATATGCCAAAATACGGCTGACAATTATCCTGTCGCCGTCGCAAAAAGTACGTTCCATCGACGGGCCGTCCACTTTAACGGGAAAGAACACAAGGTATAACAGGGCAAATATCAAAGCCGCTTCAGCGGCGGCTTCTAACCAGCTTTTTAAATGCTTTTTCACTTTCCCTACCTCGTTTTTAATTTTATATTTAAGCCCTAAAGGGCTTACTTTATAAGTATATAATCCTTATTCGGCCTGTTCAAGGTTTTTAGATGTAAAAAAAATTTTTTGTAAAAAAACTCAGTTTTTGATGAGTAGGGAAAATAATTTTATTAAAAATTAAGCCCATGTAATTTATGGTATCCGCCGTATAAATCACGAAAAAGCCGTATTTGAGAAACCGGTTCATAAAGCTTGCCAAAGATAACTCCCCGCAAATTTTAAGCCTTCCGAAACT
This genomic window from Anaerotignum faecicola contains:
- the lepB gene encoding signal peptidase I; protein product: MKKHLKSWLEAAAEAALIFALLYLVFFPVKVDGPSMERTFCDGDRIIVSRILAYMDMYDKGDIVVFKHDINGRQVEMIKRVIAVEGDRIEIKGGNVYVNGLKLEEEYINQDTAGDIDAVVEDGCIFVMGDNRGSSVDSRSIGFVEKDDVTAKVVMKFYPFDSVELY